One segment of Marvinbryantia formatexigens DSM 14469 DNA contains the following:
- the purD gene encoding phosphoribosylamine--glycine ligase: MKVLIVGSGGREHAIAWKVAQSPRVEKIYCAPGNAGIEQYAECVNIGAMEFEKLAAFAKEKEIDLTVIGMDDPLVGGVVDVFEKEGLRVFGPRANAAILEGSKAFSKDLMKKYHIPTAAYENFDDPQAALAYLETAKFPIVLKADGLALGKGVLICNTLEEAQAGVKTIMLDKQFGASGNRMVIEEFMTGREVSVLSFVDGKTIKTMTSAQDHKRAGDGDTGLNTGGMGTFSPSPFYTKEIDEFCQKYIYQPTVDAMAAEGREFKGIIFFGLMLTADGPKVLEYNARFGDPETQVVLPRMKTDIVDVFEACIDGTLDKVNLEFADNAAVCVVLASDGYPVKYEKGLPIRGLENFADKDGYYVFHAGTKRTEAGIVTNGGRVLGVTATGKDLKEARANAYEAVNWIDFDNKYYRHDIGKAIDEVS, translated from the coding sequence ATGAAGGTACTGATTGTAGGGAGCGGCGGCAGAGAACACGCGATTGCATGGAAGGTCGCACAGAGTCCCAGAGTGGAAAAAATATACTGCGCGCCGGGAAACGCCGGCATAGAGCAATATGCCGAGTGCGTCAATATCGGCGCGATGGAGTTCGAAAAACTGGCGGCATTTGCAAAGGAAAAAGAAATCGACCTTACGGTGATCGGCATGGACGACCCGCTGGTGGGCGGTGTTGTGGATGTTTTTGAAAAAGAGGGGCTGCGAGTATTCGGACCGCGCGCGAACGCGGCGATTCTGGAGGGCTCCAAGGCGTTCTCCAAGGATTTGATGAAGAAATATCACATTCCGACGGCGGCATATGAGAATTTTGACGACCCGCAGGCGGCGCTTGCCTATCTGGAGACGGCGAAGTTCCCGATCGTTTTAAAGGCGGACGGGCTGGCGCTCGGAAAGGGCGTGCTCATCTGCAATACACTGGAGGAAGCGCAGGCGGGCGTTAAGACCATCATGCTGGATAAGCAGTTCGGCGCTTCCGGAAACCGCATGGTAATTGAAGAATTTATGACAGGCAGAGAGGTGTCCGTGCTCTCGTTTGTGGACGGAAAGACCATTAAGACCATGACGAGCGCGCAGGACCATAAGCGCGCGGGCGACGGCGATACCGGGCTGAACACCGGAGGTATGGGAACCTTTTCCCCAAGTCCGTTCTACACAAAAGAGATTGATGAATTCTGTCAGAAATATATTTATCAGCCGACCGTGGACGCGATGGCGGCGGAGGGCAGAGAATTTAAGGGCATCATTTTCTTCGGTCTGATGCTGACGGCGGACGGTCCGAAGGTTCTGGAGTATAACGCCAGATTTGGAGACCCGGAGACACAGGTGGTGCTCCCGCGCATGAAGACGGATATTGTGGATGTCTTTGAGGCGTGCATTGACGGCACGCTTGATAAGGTAAACCTGGAGTTTGCGGATAATGCGGCGGTCTGCGTGGTACTCGCTTCTGACGGCTACCCGGTAAAATACGAAAAGGGGCTGCCTATCCGTGGTCTGGAAAACTTTGCGGACAAGGATGGATATTATGTGTTCCATGCCGGCACGAAGCGCACAGAAGCGGGCATTGTGACAAACGGAGGACGCGTGCTCGGCGTTACCGCCACCGGAAAAGACCTGAAAGAAGCACGCGCGAACGCTTATGAGGCAGTAAACTGGATTGATTTTGATAACAAATATTATCGTCATGACATCGGAAAAGCCATTGATGAAGTATCATAG
- the purN gene encoding phosphoribosylglycinamide formyltransferase codes for MLRMVVLVSGGGTNLQAIIDALAAGKITNAKIAAVISNNPNAYALKRAEQAGIEGVCVSPKSFGTRDEFNRALLAKIQSYAPDLIVLAGCMVVIPKEMVQAYPNRIINIHPALIPSFCGTGYYGLRVHEKALERGVKLTGATVHFVDEGTDTGPIILQKAVAVREDDTPETLQRRVMEEAEWQIMPQAINLIANGRVKVEDGRVKISGGEK; via the coding sequence ATGCTGAGAATGGTAGTGCTGGTATCCGGAGGCGGGACGAACCTGCAGGCGATTATCGATGCACTGGCTGCCGGAAAAATTACCAATGCCAAAATTGCGGCGGTAATCAGCAACAACCCGAATGCCTACGCGCTGAAGCGCGCAGAGCAGGCGGGTATTGAGGGCGTATGTGTTTCCCCGAAGTCGTTTGGGACGCGCGACGAATTTAACCGGGCGCTGCTCGCGAAGATTCAGTCATATGCGCCGGATCTGATTGTGCTGGCGGGCTGTATGGTGGTCATTCCAAAAGAAATGGTGCAGGCGTATCCAAACCGCATCATCAATATCCATCCGGCGCTGATTCCGTCTTTCTGCGGAACCGGCTACTATGGGCTGCGGGTGCATGAAAAAGCGCTGGAGCGCGGCGTAAAGCTGACCGGGGCGACGGTGCATTTTGTGGATGAGGGGACGGATACCGGACCGATTATCCTGCAGAAGGCGGTAGCGGTGCGGGAGGACGACACGCCGGAGACGCTGCAGCGGCGCGTGATGGAAGAGGCTGAGTGGCAGATTATGCCGCAGGCGATAAACCTGATTGCAAACGGCAGAGTGAAGGTGGAAGACGGCAGAGTGAAGATAAGCGGAGGAGAAAAATGA